TCTATGCGCGGTTCGAGGCCGGGGGCGCGACCTTCTCGATCCAGTGCGATCCTGAAGCCGAGGTCGGCGAGACGGTCGCGGTCTATTTCGAATGCGATGATCTCGATGACCGGGTCGAGCGACTGGCGCGCCTGGGAATCCCGTTTGAGCATGGCCCCCGAAACCAGCCGTGGATGTGGCGCGAGGCCCGACTTCGCGATCCTGGCGGCAACACCGTTTTCCTCTACAAGGCGGGCGAAGCGCGGCGCTTTCCGCCGTGGCGGCTAGAGAATTAATCCACAATCTTTTCAGCGTTCTGCTTGGCAGGACGCGATTGCGCGGACTAGCATTGCGTCACGCATGAAAAGGCCTTGCTTCAAGATCGAACGGCAGTTTCCGACGCCGCTCGCCGGTGTCGACGAGGCCGGCTGCGCACCGCTGGCAGGGCCGGTGGTCGCCGCGGCCGTGATTCTCGACCGGGACAAATTTCCCCGCGGAATCGACGATTCGAAGAAGCTTAGCTTGGAGGAGCGGGAGTCAATTTACGGCCGGCTCCAGAAAGTGGCGGCGATCGGGATCGGTATCTGCACGGTCGAGGAGATCGATCATCTTAATATCTACTGGGCACGGATGACCGCGATGGCCCGCGCCGTCGAGGCTCTTGGCGCAGAGCCGGCCTGGGTGCTTGTTGACGGGAACGCTTGTCCGCGCTGGCAGCGGCCGTCGAAAGCGATCGTTTCGGGGGATGCCAAGTGCCGCTCGATTGCGGCGGCCTCGATC
The window above is part of the Sphingomonas sp. HDW15A genome. Proteins encoded here:
- a CDS encoding ribonuclease HII, whose translation is MKRPCFKIERQFPTPLAGVDEAGCAPLAGPVVAAAVILDRDKFPRGIDDSKKLSLEERESIYGRLQKVAAIGIGICTVEEIDHLNIYWARMTAMARAVEALGAEPAWVLVDGNACPRWQRPSKAIVSGDAKCRSIAAASIAAKVTRDRIMADHARTWPGYGWERNRGYPTPEHIRAIRELGITPLHRRTFAKVREHLEQEVELPLNLPA